The Amblyomma americanum isolate KBUSLIRL-KWMA unplaced genomic scaffold, ASM5285725v1 scaffold_404, whole genome shotgun sequence nucleotide sequence ATGGAAGCTCTCCCTTGATGCACGAAGTGTGAATTGTTATGAATCAACAGGCCTCGTGGAGCGAATAGTAATTCTAGACCTCACTCTTCTGCAAATTCAGACTTCCACGAATGCTACAAAAGCCATTGTACAGACATTGAAAGCAGACCTCATGTGCACTAAACTTTGGACAAAGGCTGTACCGGTATCTGCGCCACCTCGCCACCATTGCCTCTCCGCCGCTTGCTCGCGCCCGTGCCGGTTTCTGCTGCAATTCACCATTTAGATTAAATACAGTTCAAACCTGGCGTTCGCCTTATTCGGCTAGAGCGCCGATGCCCTAGCCCCGCCTATAGGTACCAAGTGTAGTCTCTTAATACCTATTGCGTGGTGCATGTCCGTAACATTCGTTATAAGCTCGCGCCGAACACAACCAAGAGAGGAGACACGGAGagggcaagagaaacaagtgTCCCGCCTTTGCCACACACCGCGAGCTACCGGGAGCAGCTTTTCCGGGAAGCAGTCAAAGCGTTGATGTCGATGATTACAGTGGTCATCAATGTCAATTAATATCATGAAGATAACAACTAGTACTGCTGGATCATGATGATGTGTACTGATACACTAGTACTGCTGGATCATGATGACGTGTACTGATACATGAGTGCCTGTGCAAAGAGGCTCAGAATGCCATTTCGCAGCTATAGCTTTTAGTGTCCATACCCTCGTTTCATGGCATGTAGAAGTGTCCTCATAGCAAGACATATGAAATCATTTAAAAAGCGGCAATACGGTTAGAGGTGCGACAGGCGACTTCAGGTTCGATATAAAGGCAAGCTTTAACTGCGCATCGTCTAATGTTATCGACATGCTTCGATGCTCCTCTTGTCCGAAGCAATATATCGGGTAAACCGGGCAATCAATGAGCGCCAGACTAAATGTCATCGAGCTGACGGCCAGGAGCCTACAGAAGGCAAAGGCGGAAcaatttattcatcatcatcatcagcctgactacacccactgcatggcaaaggcatctcccatgtctctaaaattaaccctgccctttgccagctgcacccaatCGTTCGCTGCAAAATTCCTAAACTCATCCTCctaactaaccttctgccgcaccctgttaagcttactttctcttcgaatccactccgttgcctttAAAGACcgttggttatcttgccttcgcattacatggcctacCCAaacccatttgttcctcttgatttcgactaggacgtcatttacccgcatttgttccctcacccactctggccgcacggtctcttaccgttacaactatcagttttctttccatggctcactgcgttgtcctcaacttaagctgaatccttttcgttagcctccatgtttctgccctgtaggtgagtaccggtaagatacagctgttgtacacttctctcttaaggcatattggtaaattgccattcatgatctgcgagaacccgCCAtatatatgcgctccagcccattcttatccttctagctgtttccctctcatgatccggattagctgtcactacctgcccaaagaaGACGTATTGCTTTACCGCTTCCAGcccctcgcttccaattgtgaactcctGTCCCTTGCTACACTGTTgacattagtttggttttctgcatgctaatatTTAGACCCAgaattctgctctgcctgcctaactcattgatcatgatttgcagttcacctcctgagtgactcaacaaggcaatgtatcagagaatcgcagattatttaggtattctccattaactcttattcccaactgttcccaactcaggcttcataatacctcctgtaaacaggcggtgattaGCAATGGCGAGATGtgtttccttgcctgacgcctttccttattggaattttattgctcactttaagCACgagtatggtagctgtgcagctgctatatatatcttccagtattttgacataaggctcttctacacactgattatgcaatgcctgtatgactgctgaggtttccacctagtcgaatgctttctagtaatcaatgaaggctaaatatagaggttggttatattgtgcTCATTTCTCTATCATTTGATATATAGAGTGAATATGAtcgattgtggaatatcctttacgaaaggctgcctgaccatttggttgaATAGTCTAAGGTTGCCATGACTCTAttaccgattaccttagtaaatatcttgtaggcaacggatagtaagctgatcgttctgtaacttttcaagtccttggtgtcttcTTGCTTGtcaattaagataatatttgcattcttctaagctactggtacggtcgaggtcatttGGCATtgagtgggcgtgagaacagcaccaggatgcggccacctaatccgctctgcttcttcgtccaggttacggcatgggctcagttcagcaatgcgccgctatcgtcacctacccatgagatcagcaagctgccctgccacttcaacgacacttgtgatgccgcatgcccgcaagacaggcacattttcatcgccgtccctccatcgcatgaaagatccagatcaacagcgacatcatttgctgcctatatgaacagctggcgggcccccggcgcccttagtgggcatgagaacagcaccaggatgcggccacctaatccgctctgcttcttcgtccaggttagttCTGTTACTTCCCTGTACGCTAAGAAATCTAATGACGTGTGCCTgttgctgttcccacgcccgggagtTTTGCTTTGTGTGTTCAGTGAATGCTTTGATATTGTAAACCAACTGCTGGCGTTGTCCGGGGACGTCGAGCTCAACCCTGGGCCTAACACGAGGCATCAGGTACAGGACTCTCTTCCTGACGTCCAGTCTAAGCAGTTGGAAGATATGTTTGCAATACTGGAGACTTTGAACACGCGAACTGCGAAAATGCAACTGGACCAAAAGGCTTTCATAAAGTCTATTGATGATCTTAAGAAGTCCCAGCTGAAGTTAGAAGAAGATTTGAGCGAAATGAACAAAAGATTAACTAACGTTGAGCGCAAAACTGTTACCATTGACAAAACCGAGAAGGAAGTACATCCTTTTCAGCAGTTAGTTGACCAACTTTCTAGTGAAAACtctcagctgcgcgcgcgcctgtctGAACTTGAAGACAGGCAGCGACGCGATAACCTTCTGTTCTATGGCATACCTGACGCGCAATCAGAGTCCTGGGCTCAGTCAGAAGAAAAGCTAGTCAAGGTTCTTTCATCCTGCTTGGAAATTCCGTCCTCTGAATTTTTGATCGATAGAGCGCACAGGCTCGGTGGGCTCGCATCGGAAAAATGTCGACCAATTATTGCCAAATTTTCATCCTTCAAGGTAAAGCAGAGAATACTGCTTAACTGTTCTAAGCTCAAGGATGAAAAAATTACGCTTAGCGAggatttttctttcgccacccGTCACGCTAGAAAAAAACTGGTCGAATTTGGCAAATCCCAGCCGCTCACTTTCAAGCTTCGCTTCAATAAgctttacataaaaaataaatgctactCCTACAATCACTCTGATGACTCCGTTCATGAAATCCCAAGCGCCTTCCCGTTGCCAACCGACCGTTCTGAGGACCCTACGAATGATACCCACAGCGCCTCCGCGCCACCGACCGAACTTGTTACCAATTAGCACTGCGCGAGGGACAGTGGAACTAAGTCCCCGGCCATTAccccactttcttttttgttcacaaatattcgcAGCATAATACCTAAACGAGATGATCTTTGTTCTGTAATTGATGCTTGCGATGGTGACATTGTATGtcttactgaaacctggctatcgGCGAAGATAGATAGATGTGAACTTCTTACCTGTAAatagagataaaacatttatcgGTGCGACAGGGGTTCTAGATGTGGCGGAGGCGTGCTTGTACTGTTGCTGATACTGTTATGTCTTTTCCGATCCATTTTGTAAGCACGTTGGAACTTGTACTGGTTGAAATTCGCACATGCTCTAGGAAATTGATAGTgggcgtttgctatcgtccgccgTTTACCTCCCCCACCTTTGTAAACgatcttcatgatgtcattcatatgattacagtccgttatccgagcagtccctttatcttactgggtgattttaatttccctAACATAGTGTGGTCTAATGTGAGTTCTTATTGTGAACCTTTTTCAAGTGAATGCGACATGTTCTTGAATTTGTGCAGTGATTTTAACTTATCCCAGCTTGTAACGCAGGCAACTCGAATTTCACCTACAGCGTCTAATATCCTCGATCTGGTACTCACCAAATCGCCTGATTTTTTCCAGCCCATATCATACTTGCCAGGGTTAAGTGATCACCTAttccttcattttgctttgacctgcgcagttccccatcaacgtaaccacagtaaatatatccatgattaaaaaatgctgattttgatgctattaaccttgaactgtctgtttttctagaccattacttgctaagctttcatgatcgctgcgtgaatgataactggagcctgtttaaagaaaaagttgctgcgctcactgaaaaatatgttccacgcttagtcatcacctctaaccttcaatcaccatggttcactaaatcgttaaaacggctctgtaataagaaaaaacgcatgttccgctctgcaaaactaaccggttcccaagaacgttggactgcttatcaggccgcggcccttgaatataaaagtgcactgaaagatgccaaagatttttttttcaatgacacattaccttcccttttgataaataaccctaggcaattttggagcatagttaacaaaaaagacaattcatccatcagccctaaagactccagtgaccaactaattcatcctaatgaatgtgcaaatgttctaaacagtgtatttgtttcagctttttccaaaaatcagtgttcggtaacccctgcatataacagtgctgactttttaccgatggattctattgtctttgatcctgctggagtggaaaaaatagtcgaaaaacaaaaggttatttcatcatgtggtgttgataacattaattctaagttcttgattaaaaccaaagtatacagcgcaataatactctctaacctatttcagcaatctcttgaaacagcatgtatacctgatgactggaaggttgggaaggtgattcccttgcataaatctggtgatcaacattccccgcataattatcgacccatctcacttaccagcattccatgtaaaatcatggagcatgttatttactctcaccttgcatcgttccttgattctaatgccttttttacggacagtcaacatggatttcggaagtggtttccttgcgaaacacagcttttaaccttcacacatgatctaaactcattcctcgacaggagttccgttgtcgactgcatattcctcgatttctcaaaggcgtctgacaaggtctctcatcaactgcttttttttaaacttagtaaacttaacctcgaccctaacgttcttaggtggctgcattcgtttctcactaatcgttcacaatttgtcaccgctaataatgctacttccttcacttctccagttggatctggagtaccacCAGACTAtgttctagggcctctgctttttcttatatatatcaatgacttacctgacaatctatgttcaacaataaatatttttgctgatgactgtgtcatataccgcgaaattaacagtgactctgatatagctcttcttcaatcggatattgatcatgct carries:
- the LOC144112533 gene encoding uncharacterized protein LOC144112533 codes for the protein MNSWRAPGALSGHENSTRMRPPNPLCFFVQVSSVTSLYAKKSNDVCLLLFPRPGVLLCVFSECFDIVNQLLALSGDVELNPGPNTRHQVQDSLPDVQSKQLEDMFAILETLNTRTAKMQLDQKAFIKSIDDLKKSQLKLEEDLSEMNKRLTNVERKTVTIDKTEKEVHPFQQLVDQLSSENSQLRARLSELEDRQRRDNLLFYGIPDAQSESWAQSEEKLVKVLSSCLEIPSSEFLIDRAHRLGGLASEKCRPIIAKFSSFKVKQRILLNCSKLKDEKITLSEDFSFATRHARKKLVEFGKSQPLTFKLRFNKLYIKNKCYSYNHSDDSVHEIPSAFPLPTDRSEDPTNDTHSASAPPTELVTN